A genomic stretch from Heterodontus francisci isolate sHetFra1 chromosome 23, sHetFra1.hap1, whole genome shotgun sequence includes:
- the slc8b1 gene encoding mitochondrial sodium/calcium exchanger protein has translation MIAGDAAVSYSLLLWTITCIVAESQTAAESHIFGSVEGKSDPCSSKSGVLNGSSFNLLFEGGSDNTVECHNVVQLNGSQWCSFVKTTEDCKIDSGFIDYLQGAICGFRHDLLPLAIVLHAIWLFYLFLFLGTTAEEFFCPNLTAISASLKLSHNVAGVTFLALGNGAPDIFSAIVAFSDPRTANLAIGALFGAGIFVTTVVAGGVALARPFIVASRPFLRDVIFYMAAVFWTFLVLYFGSIDLGQALGYLALYAVYVFTVIISSIIYKKGKNQAQASLYTSESEICDTEDANPSYIRTPIHEDSSEYQSLIGTEESKSTKSILLDSLNPIDSQKWRRKRLPWKIIKCLKLPIEFLLLICIPVVDSDQEDRNWKRPLNCLQIVTGSLACTFAFKCGYYGLLLINGQFPVWALVLLISVILAVLIFFTTKNEEPPKYHCVFSFIGFFFSIVLINTVATEVVNLLRTFGIIFNLSNTVLGLTLLAWGNSIGDLFSDISIARQGYPRMAIAACFGGIIFNMLFGIGLSSLLQMPYNNNVLEIKRDGLLDWVLVGSLGLSLVMSFIFIPVQRFKLGQSYGIILVSYYIVFVIIALLTEADIIHV, from the exons ATGATAGCTGGGGATGCGGCTGTGAGTTATTCTCTTTTGCTCTGGACTATTACGTGTATTGTAGCTGAGTCACAGACGGCGGCTGAGTCACATATCTTTGGGAGTGTTGAAGGAAAAAGTGACCCTTGCTCTTCTAAAAGTGGTGTTCTTAATGGAAGTTCATTTAATCTCCTGTTTGAAGGAGGGAGCGATAATACTGTGGAG TGTCACAATGTAGTACAGCTCAATGGGTCACAGTGGTGTTCATTTGTAAAAACTACTGAAGACTGCAAAATTGACAGTGGCTTTATTGACTACCTCCAGGGGGCCATCTGTGGGTTTCGTCACGATCTGCTGCCATTGGCCATTGTGTTgcat GCTATATGGTTATTCTATCTATTCCTATTCCTTGGGACAACTGCTGAAGAATT TTTTTGTCCTAATCTGACTGCCATCTCTGCAAGCTTAAAGTTATCTCACAATGTGGCAG GTGTAACTTTCCTTGCCCTTGGTAATGGAGCTCCTGACATATTCAGTGCAATAGTTGCCTTTTCTGATCCTAGAACAGCAAACCTGGCAATTGGAGCTTTGTTTg GTGCTGGTATATTCGTGACCACTGTTGTTGCTGGAGGTGTTGCCCTTGCAAGACCATTTATCGTGGCATCAAGACCCTTCCTTCGAGATGTGATATTCTACATGGCCGCAGTCTTCTGGACTTTTCTTGTCCTCTATTTTGGGAGCATTGACTTGGGACAAGCACTTG GTTACTTGGCTCTGTATGCAGTCTATGTATTTACAGTGATCATAAGCAGTATAATTTACAAAAAGGGCAAAAACCAGGCCCAAGCTTCCCTTTATACCAGTGAATCTGAAA TTTGTGACACTGAGGATGCAAATCCATCCTATATCAGGACACCTATACATGAAGACT CAAGCGAGTATCAATCTTTAATTGGAACTGAAGAATCCAAATCTACAAAATCCATTTTGTTGGACTCTCTTAACCCCATTGACTCTCAAAAATGGAGGAGAAAACGTTTGCCCTGGAAGATCATCAAATGTCTGAAG CTGCCAATTGAGTTTTTACTTCTAATCTGTATACCTGTGGTGGATTCAGACCAGGAAGACCGTAACTGGAAACGCCCTTTGAACTGTCTACAAATTGTTACTGGCTCACTGGCCTGCACTTTTGCATTTAAATGTGGCTATT ATGGCTTACTGCTCATCAACGGCCAGTTTCCTGTCTGGGCCCTTGTTCTGCTGATTTCAGTAATTTTAGCAGTGCTGATTTTCTTCACCACAAAAAATGAGGAACCACCAAAGTATCACTGT GTGTTTTCTTTTATTGGGTTTTTCTTCAGTATCGTACTGATTAACACTGTAGCCACTGAAGTTGTGAATCTCTTGCGTACCTTTGGAATCATTTTTAACCTGAGTAATACTGTTCTGGGATTGACGTTACTAGCCTGGGGAAACAGCATTGGAG ATTTATTCTCTGACATCTCAATAGCCCGACAGGGGTACCCACGTATGGCTATTGCTGCGTGCTTTGGTGGAATAATATTTA ATATGCTGTTTGGTATTGGCCTAAGCTCCTTACTTCAGATGCCCTACAATAATAATGTTCTGGAG ATCAAGCGAGATGGCCTCCTGGATTGGGTTCTAGTTGGATCACTAGGCTTAAGTCTGGttatgtcatttatatttatcCCAGTTCAACGTTTTAAACTCGGTCAATCATATGGCATTATTCTGGTCTCTTATTACATAGTATTTGTTATAATAGCACTATTAACTGAAGCTGACATTATACATGTTTAA